GAGGGCGCGTGTGCGGAGCCCCGGAGCGGGCGCCGTGACGGTCCGGGCGAGAGCCGTGAGCGGACGGACGCCCAGCATCCGGATGACCCGCATCGCCGCATGGTGCGCCGATTCGGGATCCATGCGGGACAGGAGGTGGCGGAACAGGAGGGGATACATCGTCTGCCAGGTTATCGGTCAGCGCGCGCCCGGCCGAACCGCTTCACTCCCCCGGGACGGCGTGCAGGCGCCGCTCCCGGTCCGCGCGCAGCTGCTCGATGGACGACTCGAAGTCCTCGAGGGAGTCGAACGCCTGGTAGACGCTGGCGAAACGGAGGAAGGCCACCTCGTCCAGCTCGCGCAGCGGTCCGAGGATCGCGAGGCCGATCTCGTTGGTGTCGATCTGCGAGGATCCGGTCTGTCGCACCGCCTCCTCGACCTTCTGGGCCAGTACCGCGAGGTCCGCATCCGTCACGGGGCGGCCCTGGCAGGCCTTGCGCACGCCGGACATCACCTTCTCGCGGCTGAAGGGCTCGATGACCCCGGAGCGTTTGATGACGTTGAGGCTCGCGGTCTCGATCGTCGAGAAGCGTCCTCCGCACTCGGGGCACTGGCGGCGGCGGCGGATGCTGAGCCCGTCGTCGCTCGTGCGGGAATCGATGACGCGGGAATCGGGATGGCGGCAGAAAGGGCAATGCATGACAGCGCCAGGTTATCCCTCGAACCGGGCTTCGACCGCCTCGCCATGCGCGGGAAGCGCTTCCGCCTGGGCCAGTGTGACGATCGCGTCGCGCACCTCGGCCAGCGCGGCCCGGTCGTACTCGACGACCTGCTGCGGCCGGAGGAAGGTCGCGGCGGACAGACCCGGCGCATAGCGCGCCTGGCCTCCGGTGGGAAGGACATGGTTGCTGCCGGCGAGGTAGTCGCCGAGGCTGACCGGCGCGTGGTCACCCACGAACACCGCGCCGGCGTTCACGAACTCGTCCGCCCGCGGGTCCGCCAGGTGCAGTTCGAGGTGCTCGGGGGCATACGCGTTGCTGAACGCGGTGGCCTGGGCGAGATCGTCCACCAGCACCACCGCGGACTGCGGACCATCGAACGCCGCGGCGATTCGCGCGGCGTGACGCGTGCGCGGCGCACGCGCGGCGAGCTCCGCGTTCACGGCCGCGGCCAGCTCCGCGGACGGGGTGACCAGAACGGCGGAGGCCTGCTCGTCGTGTTCCGCCTGGCTGATGAGGTCCGCGGCGACCAGGCGCGGGTCCGCCGTGTCGTCGGCCACGATGAGGATCTCGGTCGCTCCCGCTTCCGCATCCGTGCCGACGACGCCCGCGACGGCGCGCTTGGCGGCGGCGACGAAGTTGTTGCCCGGGCCGGTGACGACATCCACCGGGTCGAGCCCGAGCGAGTCGACCCCGTACGCGAAGGCACCGATCGCGCCGGCCCCGCCCATGGCGTAGACCTCGGAGATGCCCAGCAGGCGGGCGGCGGCGAGGATCACCGGGTGCACGCGGCCGTCCTGGTCGCGCTGAGGAGGCGAGGCGAGCGCGACCACCTCGACGCCCGCGACCTGCGCGGGGACGACGTTCATCACGACGCTGGAGGGGTAGACCGCCTTGCCGCCGGGGACGTAGACGCCCACGCGGCGCACGGGCTGCCAGCGCTGGGTGACCCGGGCGCCGGGACCGAGTTCGGTGACGACCGGTGCCGGCACCTGCGCTGCGGATGCGGCACGCACGCGGACGATCGCCTCTTCGAGTGCCGCGCGCACCTCCGGGTCCAGTCCCGCGAGCGCGTCGTCCAGGTGCGCGGCGGGAACCCGGATGGCGTGCCCGGAGACTCCGTCGAACTGCTCCGCCTGGGAGCGCAGAGCGTTCTCGCCCTCCGCGGCGACGTCGTGCACGATGCGGGCCGCGGTGGTGAGGGCGGAGTCGCGGGCGAGTTCGGCCCGCGGAACGGCGGCCAGAAGCTCGGCCGGGGACAGAGTCCGGCCCCGGAGATCGATCGTGCGAAGCATGCCTCCAGGTTACCGGCTACGGCGGGGCCCGGTTCCGGGCCCGCGCCGCAGCCGCATCCTGGAGGCATGCGGGCGAAGCGGTCGGCGTCAGCCGCGCGTGACCCCGGTCACGTCGTGGAGGTAACCGATGCGGCCGTCCTCGTGACGGATGACGAACACTTCACCGCGGTCCTCGATGACGAGGGCCCAGGCGGTCGGCCCGACCGTGAACAGCGGGGCACCCGAGTCGTCCAGCACGTCGCGGTCGACCGGGGACAGGGCCCAGAACGGCTGCATCGGGTCGTTGGGGGCCGGAGTGGACAGGACCTCCGTGGCCGGCTCCGACTGGTCGCCCTGGAGCTGGTCGACGAAGGCCGAGAACCCGCCGGTGTCGTAGGCGGACGTGTCGGAGGTGTCGGATGCCTCGGTGGCCTCCGAAGACTGCGGTGCACCCTCGGCGAACGGGTCGCTCTGGGCATACGGGGCGCCCTCTCCGTACGAGGTGCCGTCGGCATACGGGGCACC
The sequence above is a segment of the Microbacterium caowuchunii genome. Coding sequences within it:
- the nrdR gene encoding transcriptional regulator NrdR — translated: MHCPFCRHPDSRVIDSRTSDDGLSIRRRRQCPECGGRFSTIETASLNVIKRSGVIEPFSREKVMSGVRKACQGRPVTDADLAVLAQKVEEAVRQTGSSQIDTNEIGLAILGPLRELDEVAFLRFASVYQAFDSLEDFESSIEQLRADRERRLHAVPGE
- the hisD gene encoding histidinol dehydrogenase, giving the protein MLRTIDLRGRTLSPAELLAAVPRAELARDSALTTAARIVHDVAAEGENALRSQAEQFDGVSGHAIRVPAAHLDDALAGLDPEVRAALEEAIVRVRAASAAQVPAPVVTELGPGARVTQRWQPVRRVGVYVPGGKAVYPSSVVMNVVPAQVAGVEVVALASPPQRDQDGRVHPVILAAARLLGISEVYAMGGAGAIGAFAYGVDSLGLDPVDVVTGPGNNFVAAAKRAVAGVVGTDAEAGATEILIVADDTADPRLVAADLISQAEHDEQASAVLVTPSAELAAAVNAELAARAPRTRHAARIAAAFDGPQSAVVLVDDLAQATAFSNAYAPEHLELHLADPRADEFVNAGAVFVGDHAPVSLGDYLAGSNHVLPTGGQARYAPGLSAATFLRPQQVVEYDRAALAEVRDAIVTLAQAEALPAHGEAVEARFEG